The Aminivibrio pyruvatiphilus genome window below encodes:
- a CDS encoding TRAP transporter small permease: MTPARHPEQNGSGLAGWTRRLERISAWTACFLLLVNVGDILLGIFCRYVLKSSIIWTEEVARFSLVWMVMMGALGAAVKGDHMVIDFVVPRFPAVLRRIVEWGRFLLAAGILSLMIWLGWVNAVQMWHMKTMALNIPKTIPLLSIPVGLALLLAGTVLMHLQTIGRRG; the protein is encoded by the coding sequence ATGACACCCGCCCGTCACCCTGAGCAGAACGGGAGCGGTCTCGCCGGCTGGACCCGCAGGCTTGAGCGGATCAGCGCATGGACTGCCTGTTTCCTCCTGCTGGTCAATGTCGGCGATATTCTCCTCGGCATTTTCTGCCGATATGTGCTGAAAAGTTCCATCATCTGGACCGAAGAAGTGGCCCGCTTCTCTCTCGTATGGATGGTGATGATGGGCGCTCTGGGTGCGGCGGTGAAGGGGGACCACATGGTCATCGACTTTGTGGTTCCCCGCTTTCCCGCTGTCCTGAGGAGAATTGTGGAATGGGGGCGCTTCCTGCTCGCAGCGGGAATCCTCTCCCTCATGATCTGGCTTGGATGGGTCAACGCCGTCCAGATGTGGCACATGAAAACCATGGCGCTGAACATTCCCAAGACCATACCCCTTCTCTCCATACCCGTGGGCCTGGCCCTGCTTCTTGCGGGAACTGTCCTGATGCATCTGCAGACCATCGGAAGGAGGGGATGA